The Elusimicrobiota bacterium DNA segment TCCACGCGAGCCTGGAGAACTCCGCGGCGCTGGAGCAGCGGCTCTGGCAGCAGCTCACGGAGAAGTCGCGGGAGAAGCTGCGCTGAGCCATGCATCTCGACCCCAGGAGGGCAGAAGAGCCATGAAAGCCATCGCCATCAACGGAAGCCCGCGCCAAGGCGGCAACACGGAGATCCTGCTCAAGAAAGCTCTAGAACCCATCAAGGCCGCGGGCTGGGACGTCGAGCTCC contains these protein-coding regions:
- a CDS encoding NAD(P)H-dependent oxidoreductase, which translates into the protein MKAIAINGSPRQGGNTEILLKKALEPIKAAGWDVEL